Proteins encoded in a region of the Raphanus sativus cultivar WK10039 chromosome 8, ASM80110v3, whole genome shotgun sequence genome:
- the LOC108821485 gene encoding pathogenesis-related protein 1-like, with amino-acid sequence MKICIPSRNLILATTIFLVFIVPLRAQNWSHDYWIAHNNARAAVGVSPLRWNNYVASYAQHVAELRKGTCATHSSGGAFGENIARGDGSMSGVEAVAKWVNEKFDYDYDSNACASGKVCSHYTQVVWRTSEKLGCARVRCDNGQILVICSYDPPGNDVGERPYFKEIKSSSI; translated from the coding sequence atgaaaatctGTATCCCTTCTCGAAACCTAATATTAGCCACAACCatttttctagtttttattGTTCCCCTGAGAGCCCAAAACTGGTCACACGATTATTGGATAGCTCACAACAACGCACGAGCCGCGGTGGGGGTGAGTCCTTTAAGGTGGAACAATTATGTGGCTTCTTATGCTCAACACGTCGCGGAGTTGCGTAAAGGAACCTGCGCTACGCATAGCTCGGGAGGGGCCTTTGGCGAGAACATCGCTCGGGGTGATGGTAGCATGTCAGGCGTTGAAGCGGTTGCCAAGTGGGTGAACGAGAAATTTGACTACGATTATGATTCCAACGCATGTGCTTCGGGCAAAGTGTGCAGCCACTATACTCAGGTTGTGTGGAGGACCTCGGAGAAGCTGGGATGTGCAAGAGTGAGATGCGACAATGGTCAAATATTGGTTATTTGCAGCTATGATCCTCCCGGTAACGATGTTGGCGAGCGACCTTACTTTAAGGAAATTAAAAGCTCGTCCATTTGA
- the LOC108819938 gene encoding inositol-tetrakisphosphate 1-kinase 2 isoform X1 has product MFGTLASRELETARLSRDLGLSCGGFEDLGMRMEGENMVPHRGEGEGEQVTETEPFQQTQRFVVGYALTSKKKKSFLQPKLETLARRKGIYFVAIDLNRPLSEQGPFDVVLHKLLGKEWQDIIEDYQQNHPEVTVLDPPGEIQRIHNRQSMLQGLADLNLSDCSGSIFVPKQMVVLKDSASSADKVVEAGLKFPLVAKPLWIDGTAKSHQLFLAYDRFSLAELDPPIVLQEFVNHGGVLFKVFVVGDTIKVVRRLSLPNISNCEKGKVDGVFKFPRVSSAAASADNAELDPSVAELPPKPFLEALVKELRSLLGLRLFNIDMIREHGSNNVFYVIDINYFPGYAKMPDYEQVFVDFFHNMAQDKRRCK; this is encoded by the exons atgtttgggACTCTCGCTTCCAGAGAACTCGAAACCGCCAGACTAAGTCGTGATTTAGGGCTTTCATGCGGTGGATTTGAGGACTTGGGTATGAGAATGGAAGGCGAGAACATGGTGCCGCACCGAggtgaaggagaaggagaacaGGTGACTGAAACAGAGCCATTTCAGCAGACGCAGAGATTCGTTGTGGGGTATGCTCTGActtctaagaagaagaagagtttcttGCAGCCCAAGCTTGAAACCCTGGCTAG GAGAAAAGGCATTTACTTTGTCGCCATTGATTTAAACCGTCCGCTTTCTGAACAAGGACCATTTGATGTCGTTTTGCATAAG TTGCTGGGAAAAGAGTGGCAAGATATTATTGAG GATTACCAGCAGAATCACCCGGAAGTGACTGTGCTTGACCCTCCAGGTGAAATACAGCGTATACATAATCGACAATCGATGCTTCAGGGTTTGGCAGATTTGAATTTGTCTGATTGCAGTG GCAGCATTTTTGTTCCAAAGCAAATGGTTGTCTTGAAAGATTCAGCTTCTAGTGCTGATAAAGTTGTGGAAGCTGGTCTTAAATTTCCACTAG TTGCAAAGCCACTCTGGATCGATGGAACTGCAAAGTCACATCAGTTGTTCCTAGCTTATGACAGGTTCTCACTTGCAGAACTTGATCCGCCTATAGTCCTGCAAGAATTTGTTAATCATG GTGGAGTTTTGTTCAAGGTTTTTGTGGTGGGTGATACTATAAAAGTTGTGAGACGGTTGTCTCTACCAAATATTAGTAACTGCGAAAAAGGAAAAGTTGATGGCGTCTTCAAGTTCCCCAGGGTTTCATCTGCTGCTGCTTCAGCGGATAACGCAGAGTTGGACCCTAGTGTTGCTGAGCTACCTCCAAAGCCTTTCCTCGAAGCCCTAGTGAAAGAGCTACGAAGCTTATTG GGACTTCGGCTTTTCAACATAGACATGATCAGAGAACATGGGAGCAATAACGTGTTTTATGTCATTGACATCAATTATTTTCCTG GTTACGCAAAGATGCCAGATTACGAGCAAGTATTTGTTGACTTCTTCCACAACATGGCGCAAGACAAGAGACGGTGTAAATAA
- the LOC108819938 gene encoding inositol-tetrakisphosphate 1-kinase 2 isoform X2, which produces MLQGLADLNLSDCSGSIFVPKQMVVLKDSASSADKVVEAGLKFPLVAKPLWIDGTAKSHQLFLAYDRFSLAELDPPIVLQEFVNHGGVLFKVFVVGDTIKVVRRLSLPNISNCEKGKVDGVFKFPRVSSAAASADNAELDPSVAELPPKPFLEALVKELRSLLGLRLFNIDMIREHGSNNVFYVIDINYFPGYAKMPDYEQVFVDFFHNMAQDKRRCK; this is translated from the exons ATGCTTCAGGGTTTGGCAGATTTGAATTTGTCTGATTGCAGTG GCAGCATTTTTGTTCCAAAGCAAATGGTTGTCTTGAAAGATTCAGCTTCTAGTGCTGATAAAGTTGTGGAAGCTGGTCTTAAATTTCCACTAG TTGCAAAGCCACTCTGGATCGATGGAACTGCAAAGTCACATCAGTTGTTCCTAGCTTATGACAGGTTCTCACTTGCAGAACTTGATCCGCCTATAGTCCTGCAAGAATTTGTTAATCATG GTGGAGTTTTGTTCAAGGTTTTTGTGGTGGGTGATACTATAAAAGTTGTGAGACGGTTGTCTCTACCAAATATTAGTAACTGCGAAAAAGGAAAAGTTGATGGCGTCTTCAAGTTCCCCAGGGTTTCATCTGCTGCTGCTTCAGCGGATAACGCAGAGTTGGACCCTAGTGTTGCTGAGCTACCTCCAAAGCCTTTCCTCGAAGCCCTAGTGAAAGAGCTACGAAGCTTATTG GGACTTCGGCTTTTCAACATAGACATGATCAGAGAACATGGGAGCAATAACGTGTTTTATGTCATTGACATCAATTATTTTCCTG GTTACGCAAAGATGCCAGATTACGAGCAAGTATTTGTTGACTTCTTCCACAACATGGCGCAAGACAAGAGACGGTGTAAATAA
- the LOC108819294 gene encoding fatty acyl-CoA reductase 3, which produces MSTEMEAVSVLQYLDNKSILVIGAAGFLANIFMEKILRVAPNVKKLYLLLRASNEKSATQRFNDEILGKDLYKVVKEKYGPNLTELISEKVTVVNGDICLADLGIQDSLAHEMIHQVDAIVNLAATTKFDERYDIALGINTLGPLNILDFAKKCENIKIFVHVSTAYVCGEKSGLIMETPYRMGETLNGTTGLDINHEKKLVQEKLDQLLVIKAPPETITQAMKDMGLARAKMYGWPNTYVFTKAMGEMMVGEKRDNISLVLIRPSIITSTFKEPFPGWTEGIRTIDSLAVGYGKGRLTCFLGDLNAISDVMPADMVVNSVLVSMVAQAGKQKETIYHVGSSQRNPLKNEKFPEVAYQYFITKPWNNQDGKPVRVRKIEILSSMSSFHRYMAIHYSIPLKGLAVLNMVLCKLLDKNVKDFHRKINLALRLVDLYQPYLFFYGVFNDSNTEKLQRMVLKTGLETEMFCFDPKIINWDDYFVNTHIPGLVKYVF; this is translated from the exons ATGTCGACGGAAATGGAGGCCGTAAGTGTTCTTCAGTACCTTGACAACAAGTCCATATTGGTCATTGGAGCGGCGGGATTCTTAGCAAATA TTTTTATGGAGAAGATATTAAGGGTGGCACCAAACGTGAAGAAACTCTATCTTCTTCTAAGAGCATCAAATGAAAAATCTGCTACCCAGAGGTTTAATGATGAG ATTTTGGGGAAGGATTTGTACAAGGTGGTGAAAGAGAAGTATGGTCCAAATCTAACTGAACTTATATCTGAGAAAGTCACTGTCGTCAATGGGGACATTTGCCTTGCGGATTTGGGTATTCAAGACTCTTTGGCACATGAGATGATCCACCAAGTTGATGCCATTGTTAATTTAGCTGCAACGACCAAGTTTGATGAAAG ATACGATATAGCACTTGGGATCAACACATTGGGTCCCCTCAATATCTTGGATTTCGCCAAGAAATGTGAAAACATTAAGATCTTTGTTCATGTATCAACAG CTTACGTGTGCGGGGAAAAATCTGGGTTGATAATGGAAACACCATACCGTATGGGTGAGACGTTGAATGGAACCACCGGCTTAGACATCAACCATGAGAAGAAATTGGTCCAGGAGAAACTTGACCAGCTCTTAGTCATCAAAGCCCCTCCCGAAACAATCACACAAGCCATGAAGGATATGGGACTCGCcag GGCAAAAATGTACGGGTGGCCAAACACATACGTTTTCACAAAAGCAATGGGAGAGATGATGGTAGGAGAAAAAAGAGACAATATATCACTTGTATTGATCCGTCCATCAATTATTACCAGCACTTTCAAAGAACCATTCCCTGGTTGGACCGAGGGTATCAG GACTATTGATAGTTTAGCTGTCGGATATGGTAAAGGCAGACTCACATGCTTCCTTGGTGATCTTAATGCTATTTCTGATGTG ATGCCAGCAGATATGGTAGTAAATTCGGTTCTAGTATCGATGGTCGCTCAAGCCGGGAAACAAAAAGAGACTATTTATCATGTGGGTTCCTCGCAAAGAAATCCGTTGAAGAATGAGAAATTTCCTGAAGTAGCATACCAGTATTTTATTACCAAACCATGGAATAACCAAGATGGAAAGCCAGTTCGTGTTCGAAAAATAGAGATTCTGAGTTCTATGTCAAGTTTCCACCGATACATGGCCATACATTACTCGATTCCACTAAAG GGACTTGCAGTACTAAACATGGTACTTTGCAAGTTGTTGGATAAAAACGTTAAAGATTTTCATAGGAAGATAAATCTTGCATTGCGGCTTGTTGATCTCTATCAGCCTTACCTCTTTTTCTATGGGGT ATTTAATGATTCAAACACAGAAAAACTGCAAAGAATGGTGTTGAAGACCGGACTCGAAACAGAGATGTTCTGTTTTGATCCAAAGATTATCAATTGGGACGACTATTTTGTGAATACACATATTCCTGGGCTGGTTAAGTACGTTTTCTAG